A window of the Oscillospiraceae bacterium NTUH-002-81 genome harbors these coding sequences:
- a CDS encoding endonuclease MutS2 — MNEKALKTLEYNKIIDRLTEYASSTGGKALCRALVPYDNLSDIETAQQHTRDAFSRSIRKGSASFYGIHDVRASVKRLEIGGTLNASELLSICSLLETAGRIKNYGRRDTAQDMTDSLDPYFSMLEPLTPLSSEIRRCILSEEEISDDASTKLKSLRRQMNAVNDRIHSQLVSMVNGSCRTYLQDAVITMRSGRYCIPVKAEYKSQVPGMIHDQSSTGSTLFVEPMAIVKLNNDLKELAMKEQEEIQAILASLSETAAQSAAMIYDDYTMLTQLDFIFAKAALARSQNATAPIFNTEGRIRIRKGRHPLLDPKKAVPVDLELGKDFDLLIVTGPNTGGKTVSLKTIGLLTLMGEAGLHIPALDRSELALFKEVYADIGDEQSIEQSLSTFSSHMTKIVDILKKADRNSLVLFDELAAGTDPNEGAALAIAILSRLHSQGIRTMATTHYSELKVFALSTPQVENACCEFDVESLRPTYRLLIGIPGKSNAFAISSKLGLPDSIIEEAKVHLTETDESFEDLLADLEISRKTIEKEQLEISQYKQEIESLKKKLEQKQERMDQQKDRILKEANEQAHAILREAKEYADQTIRDFRKFGKEAIDSRQMEAERSRLREKMSGVEKRMTNQKEMKPRKANKPSDFKIGDSVRVLSMNLNGTVSTLPNAKGDLYVQMGILRSQVNISDLVLIQEAAPAPSNNRRTGSSKLKMSKSLTVSPELMLLGKTVDEALAELDKYLDDAYLAHIPQVRIVHGKGTGALRTAVHNYLRRQKYVKSFRLGTFGEGDAGVTIVDFKS; from the coding sequence ATGAATGAAAAAGCTTTAAAAACACTGGAATACAACAAGATCATTGATCGTCTAACGGAATATGCGTCCTCCACTGGCGGCAAAGCGCTGTGCCGGGCGCTGGTTCCCTACGACAATCTTTCCGATATCGAAACCGCACAGCAGCACACCCGGGACGCCTTTTCCCGGAGCATCCGCAAGGGCAGCGCTTCCTTTTATGGCATCCACGATGTCCGGGCCTCCGTCAAACGGCTGGAGATCGGCGGCACGCTAAATGCCTCGGAGCTTCTGTCCATCTGCTCCCTGCTGGAGACCGCCGGCCGCATCAAAAATTACGGCCGCAGGGATACCGCCCAGGATATGACCGACAGCCTGGATCCCTATTTTTCCATGCTGGAGCCCCTGACACCCCTGTCCTCCGAGATCCGCCGCTGCATTCTCTCCGAGGAGGAGATCAGTGACGATGCCAGCACCAAGTTAAAGTCCCTCCGGCGGCAGATGAACGCCGTCAATGACCGGATCCACAGCCAGCTCGTTTCCATGGTCAACGGTTCCTGTCGGACGTATCTGCAGGACGCCGTCATCACCATGCGCAGCGGCCGTTACTGCATCCCGGTAAAAGCCGAGTACAAGAGCCAGGTACCGGGCATGATCCACGACCAGTCCTCCACCGGTTCCACCCTGTTCGTGGAGCCTATGGCCATCGTCAAGCTGAACAATGACCTGAAAGAGCTGGCCATGAAGGAACAGGAAGAGATTCAGGCCATCCTGGCTTCCCTGTCAGAAACGGCAGCCCAGTCCGCCGCCATGATCTACGACGATTACACCATGCTGACCCAGCTGGATTTTATTTTTGCAAAAGCGGCGCTGGCCAGATCCCAGAACGCCACCGCCCCGATTTTCAACACCGAGGGGCGCATCCGCATCCGCAAGGGCCGTCACCCGCTGCTGGATCCAAAAAAGGCCGTTCCCGTGGATCTGGAGCTGGGAAAAGATTTTGACCTGCTCATCGTCACCGGCCCCAACACCGGCGGTAAGACCGTTTCCCTGAAAACCATCGGCCTACTGACGCTGATGGGCGAGGCCGGACTTCACATTCCCGCCCTTGACCGGTCAGAACTGGCCCTTTTCAAAGAGGTTTACGCCGACATCGGCGACGAGCAGAGCATCGAGCAGTCCTTAAGTACGTTCTCGTCCCACATGACGAAGATTGTCGATATTTTGAAAAAAGCGGACCGCAATTCCCTGGTGCTCTTCGACGAACTGGCCGCCGGCACCGACCCCAACGAGGGCGCAGCGCTGGCCATCGCCATCCTGTCCCGGCTCCACAGCCAGGGTATCCGCACCATGGCCACCACCCACTACAGTGAGTTGAAGGTGTTCGCCCTGTCCACACCACAGGTAGAAAACGCCTGCTGCGAATTTGACGTGGAATCCCTGCGGCCCACCTACCGGCTGCTCATCGGCATCCCGGGCAAGAGTAACGCTTTCGCCATTTCCAGCAAGCTGGGACTGCCCGATTCCATCATCGAGGAAGCCAAAGTCCATCTCACCGAGACGGATGAGAGCTTCGAAGATCTGCTGGCCGACCTGGAGATCAGCCGCAAGACCATCGAGAAGGAACAGCTGGAGATTTCCCAGTACAAGCAGGAAATCGAATCTCTGAAAAAGAAACTGGAACAGAAGCAGGAACGGATGGATCAGCAGAAAGACCGGATCCTCAAGGAAGCCAACGAGCAGGCCCACGCCATTCTCCGGGAGGCCAAGGAATACGCAGACCAGACCATCCGGGATTTCCGCAAATTCGGCAAGGAGGCCATCGATTCCCGGCAGATGGAGGCCGAGAGAAGCCGCCTCCGGGAAAAAATGTCCGGCGTGGAAAAGCGCATGACCAACCAGAAAGAAATGAAGCCCCGCAAGGCCAACAAGCCTTCGGATTTCAAGATCGGCGATTCCGTGCGGGTACTGAGCATGAACCTCAACGGCACTGTCAGTACCCTGCCCAACGCCAAGGGCGATCTGTACGTGCAGATGGGCATTCTCCGCTCCCAGGTGAATATTTCCGATCTGGTGCTCATTCAGGAAGCAGCACCTGCCCCGTCCAACAACCGGCGCACTGGCAGCAGCAAGCTGAAAATGTCCAAGTCCCTTACCGTCAGCCCGGAGCTCATGCTCCTGGGTAAGACCGTAGATGAAGCACTGGCCGAGCTGGACAAATATCTGGATGACGCCTACCTGGCCCACATCCCCCAGGTGCGCATTGTCCACGGCAAAGGCACCGGTGCCCTACGCACCGCCGTACACAACTACCTGCGCCGACAGAAATATGTGAAATCCTTCCGGCTGGGCACCTTCGGAGAAGGCGACGCCGGGGTTACGATCGTAGACTTTAAGTCATAA